In Methanobacterium bryantii, the following proteins share a genomic window:
- a CDS encoding ATP-binding protein, producing the protein MARNTFGPEVTEKAFKENTKHIVSDPFNAIIELISNSWDAGAEKIIITWPDERGEEVILEDNGEGMTETEFREIYPKMSYSRLKVKGKEVYFRRKREGYREAYGKHGKGRFAPFCFADSFIVETWKNGQSSKFKIKRDKESGFIIELVETVPKEDSGTKIYFKLNENYRDSEKIKKEIGARFLTDPLFSITINGKKIEFDDLEDNLDEIPCKIDNETVKILKIKSNQKSRNTHFHGVTWILGKRRIKTTKWNKILDGRIEEAKQYAYVIHSDILKDELNETMSDFSKSDNSIRIQNKIMGCIKKSVSKIMAEERNNIKKKIITDNLSHIKAMGSIDQDEVGQFISELQEVRTAINPTDLKAATEVFIKIKQSKNGEKLFHQLNKLTIKDFDILSEILEKWTIKEARVVLGLIRSRLDLIEELELKCDNPTTLELQELQPLFEDGLWIFGPEYESIEFTSNKSLTTVVISLLKKKGIKIKESRLRPDFVVLPDSAISFHSCNEIDKILFIELKRGGFKVDLDERTQVEKYINILVNEGAISESTMIEAYVLGSTVVCEEVEVGKRKNIKIIPMQYHKILDKAEKRLLNLRKKIEEEKNIKDEPTDPAIKETLAQKTIVDYYK; encoded by the coding sequence ATGGCAAGGAATACTTTTGGTCCAGAAGTTACTGAAAAAGCATTTAAAGAAAATACTAAACATATTGTTTCCGATCCTTTTAATGCAATTATAGAACTTATTTCTAATAGTTGGGATGCTGGAGCAGAAAAAATCATCATAACATGGCCTGATGAACGTGGAGAAGAAGTTATACTTGAGGATAATGGCGAGGGGATGACAGAAACTGAGTTTAGAGAAATATATCCTAAAATGAGTTATAGTAGATTAAAAGTTAAAGGGAAAGAAGTTTATTTTAGAAGAAAAAGGGAGGGATATAGAGAAGCATATGGAAAACATGGTAAAGGAAGATTTGCACCATTTTGTTTTGCCGACTCTTTTATTGTTGAAACTTGGAAAAATGGCCAAAGTTCCAAATTTAAGATAAAAAGAGATAAAGAATCGGGATTTATAATTGAATTAGTAGAAACGGTGCCTAAAGAAGATAGTGGTACTAAAATATATTTTAAATTAAATGAAAATTATAGGGATTCAGAAAAAATAAAAAAAGAGATAGGGGCTCGATTTTTAACAGATCCTTTGTTTAGTATAACAATAAATGGTAAAAAAATCGAATTCGATGATTTAGAAGATAATTTAGATGAAATTCCATGTAAAATTGATAATGAAACTGTTAAAATATTGAAAATAAAATCTAATCAAAAAAGTAGAAACACTCATTTTCATGGAGTAACTTGGATACTTGGAAAAAGAAGAATAAAAACTACTAAATGGAATAAAATATTAGATGGTAGGATTGAGGAAGCAAAACAATATGCATATGTAATTCATTCTGATATCCTTAAAGATGAACTTAATGAAACAATGAGTGATTTTTCAAAATCAGATAATTCTATAAGAATTCAAAATAAAATTATGGGATGTATCAAAAAATCAGTTTCAAAAATAATGGCTGAAGAAAGGAATAATATCAAAAAAAAGATTATAACTGATAATTTGTCACATATAAAAGCTATGGGTAGTATTGATCAAGATGAAGTTGGTCAATTCATATCTGAATTACAAGAAGTACGTACTGCAATTAATCCTACTGATCTTAAAGCTGCAACTGAAGTATTTATTAAAATTAAGCAATCTAAAAATGGAGAAAAACTCTTTCATCAACTCAATAAATTAACTATAAAAGATTTTGATATTTTAAGCGAAATTCTTGAAAAGTGGACTATCAAAGAAGCGAGAGTGGTCCTTGGTTTAATACGATCCAGATTAGATTTAATTGAAGAATTAGAATTAAAATGCGATAATCCTACAACTTTAGAATTACAGGAGCTACAACCTTTATTTGAAGATGGTCTTTGGATTTTTGGTCCGGAATATGAATCAATCGAGTTTACATCTAATAAAAGTTTAACAACCGTTGTTATTTCACTTTTGAAAAAGAAAGGTATTAAAATTAAAGAATCAAGATTAAGGCCGGATTTTGTGGTTCTTCCTGACTCAGCTATAAGTTTTCATTCATGTAATGAAATAGACAAAATATTGTTTATTGAACTTAAAAGAGGAGGGTTCAAAGTTGATTTGGATGAACGTACTCAAGTTGAGAAATATATTAATATACTTGTTAATGAAGGAGCTATTTCTGAAAGTACCATGATTGAAGCATATGTTCTAGGAAGTACAGTTGTATGCGAGGAAGTTGAAGTGGGTAAACGAAAAAATATTAAAATTATCCCAATGCAATATCATAAAATTTTAGATAAAGCAGAAAAACGGTTATTAAACTTAAGGAAAAAAATAGAGGAAGAAAAAAATATAAAAGATGAGCCAACTGATCCTGCAATTAAAGAGACACTTGCCCAGAAGACAATTGTGGATTATTATAAATGA
- a CDS encoding SIR2 family protein yields MAEDVIFFGAGASVPEGAPVQGNLFEKYFSLQLDGKFDEINKRLNSFFKDFFAIDIENDNLKKINFPTFEEILGILELSLDRRESFKNYGLDHNFPEIQQIRQDLIFLIAITIGEELKKSELYKDSNKDKRCHEKLIKRLVDDDNILHTDFISLNYDIILDNALTDMQSKYNLDLDYGIEFTNFEKDYGWSYWRRPRPQKAVHLYKPHGSLNWLYCPTCISTTLTPEQKGVVELFYKPKECKNCGSRMIPIIIPPTFFKVMSNRYLQEIWYKAEDALKNAKRIYFCGYSFPDADIHIKYLLKKAELNGNSNPEIYVINGESRKIKSKETQSRYERFFKGNVNWTGKKFEYFCENDIK; encoded by the coding sequence GTGGCAGAAGATGTTATTTTTTTTGGTGCAGGGGCTTCTGTACCTGAAGGAGCACCTGTACAAGGAAACTTATTTGAAAAGTATTTCTCTTTACAGTTAGATGGCAAGTTTGATGAGATAAATAAAAGATTAAATAGTTTTTTTAAGGATTTTTTTGCAATAGATATTGAAAATGACAATTTAAAAAAAATTAATTTTCCAACATTTGAAGAAATATTAGGTATTCTTGAATTATCATTGGATCGGAGGGAAAGTTTCAAAAATTATGGGTTAGACCATAACTTTCCAGAAATACAGCAAATTAGGCAAGATTTAATATTTTTAATTGCTATTACAATAGGTGAAGAATTAAAAAAAAGTGAATTATACAAGGATTCAAATAAAGATAAAAGATGTCATGAGAAATTAATCAAAAGATTAGTCGATGATGATAATATTTTACATACAGATTTTATTAGTTTAAATTATGATATTATCTTAGACAATGCATTGACAGATATGCAATCCAAATATAATTTAGATTTAGATTATGGAATCGAATTTACTAATTTTGAAAAAGATTATGGTTGGAGTTATTGGAGAAGACCCCGTCCCCAAAAAGCTGTCCACCTTTACAAGCCTCATGGTTCCTTGAACTGGCTTTATTGTCCAACGTGTATATCTACAACATTAACTCCAGAGCAAAAAGGAGTTGTGGAGTTATTTTATAAGCCAAAAGAATGTAAAAATTGTGGAAGTAGAATGATTCCAATTATAATTCCTCCCACGTTTTTTAAGGTTATGTCTAATAGGTATCTACAAGAAATATGGTATAAAGCGGAAGATGCACTAAAAAATGCTAAAAGGATTTATTTTTGTGGTTATTCTTTTCCAGATGCAGATATTCATATTAAATATCTTCTAAAAAAAGCAGAACTTAATGGAAATTCTAATCCTGAAATTTATGTAATTAATGGAGAATCTAGAAAAATCAAATCAAAAGAAACTCAATCAAGATATGAAAGGTTTTTTAAGGGCAATGTTAATTGGACGGGTAAAAAATTTGAGTATTTCTGTGAAAATGACATAAAATAG
- a CDS encoding phosphoribosyltransferase produces MVIHLEDNFFDVPDFRNRTAVFRNREHAGEILSEMLMQYKNTEAIVFAIPAGGVPVGAVVASKLQIPLDIAVVSKITLPWNTEAGYGAVAFDGTVRLNEDMISRIGLKEEIIEAGIEQTRNKVNKRVAEFRGGKPPVQAAGRPAVLVDDGIASGFTMLVAVEALRKAGANRIIVAVPTANLDAVEFVLPKVEEVYCANLRNEWAFAVADAYQHWSDVGEEEVKELLGSFRNL; encoded by the coding sequence ATGGTAATTCATTTGGAGGATAACTTTTTTGACGTCCCGGACTTTAGAAATAGGACTGCGGTTTTTCGAAACCGTGAACATGCAGGAGAAATTCTTTCAGAAATGTTAATGCAGTATAAAAATACAGAAGCTATTGTTTTTGCGATTCCTGCAGGGGGAGTTCCAGTTGGAGCAGTAGTGGCTTCTAAGCTCCAAATTCCGCTGGATATTGCAGTTGTAAGTAAAATTACGCTCCCATGGAATACTGAAGCAGGCTATGGGGCAGTAGCTTTTGACGGCACGGTGCGTTTAAACGAAGATATGATATCGCGAATCGGGCTTAAAGAAGAAATTATAGAGGCTGGAATTGAGCAAACACGTAATAAAGTTAATAAAAGAGTCGCTGAATTTAGGGGAGGAAAGCCTCCTGTTCAAGCAGCCGGCCGACCTGCTGTACTGGTGGATGATGGAATTGCATCGGGTTTTACAATGTTAGTTGCTGTAGAAGCTTTGAGAAAGGCAGGTGCAAATAGAATAATTGTTGCAGTGCCGACTGCTAACCTGGACGCTGTAGAATTTGTGCTCCCAAAGGTTGAAGAGGTGTACTGCGCAAATCTCCGGAATGAATGGGCATTTGCTGTGGCTGATGCGTACCAGCACTGGTCAGATGTGGGTGAAGAAGAGGTAAAGGAACTTTTGGGTTCATTTAGGAACCTTTAA